In Archangium violaceum, the following are encoded in one genomic region:
- a CDS encoding GDSL-type esterase/lipase family protein has translation MESKHTSVGLTLVLTMALAVGLSLAPIPEALRPIPSLAKGPVAPQLIALVTTSSAASKRKAVGVAPDGESNAPEVPELPEEEEDTPELVQANPSDAGTPEPPPIVAESDSLGLAKLGPAMRDAALRMESLREKMGAQHVDIEPGCRRMGASGCEESGLAPFFDALDGLHDGIRTQPVRVEHLGDSLIASDHITDMVRLRLQERHGSGGKGFLYIDRPTRSGRGVRAGTASEGWEFTRLIDRAPPKDRLPFTGVAFAAGNAGSQDVRFGIDDARTAEIFFLAQPGGGSVQVLADGKLLQKVQTRWTPAEVAFAPVKLPAGAKTLTLKTRGKVELHGVSLENGNPGVVYDTIGLPGAYAGVFLRAHRPYFRSQMRHRKPSLVVLMFGGNEAFRLSRDWTKPEEIKQEAESLVKLVRESVPDSACLVMSPIDAAIRTMGGDLVPRRSSREVADIFRQVATEGGCAYWDALSAMGGEGSAIRWLAAGMLNQDLIHPRAKGSDLLGHLFDLAIQRAWASSHTQHGAIEPTGIQNADKALTATFTRLHSLEKGENSRLGVLQMGASHTASHYFTDALRTPLTKRFGDAGRGFIAAGKASDRLKPAGVSRELTGEWTMEDALSAATPGQAWGLSGVRAVGAPGASLSIRFCDGCTAATTPPARLSLYWLDGPGVGQMEVKVDGSALPPEPPPPEPFTSPTVRIRSFPVTGPSHEVAVLNQGGGPITVLGAALDLEQPGVAYDAVGLPGATAATVAGMDAQALAAQLSSRKPQLLVFWFGTNESGQPDLDAEKLRTGYGELIARLKKDSGGAECLVIGTTDRLQQRADGGWEEAPGLQQVVTTLPEVARAQGCAYWSARAAMGGARGMVRWQREGLGHADGTHLTPGGYEKLAGMFLSDLLAAYETFKAQPPALAAEGR, from the coding sequence TTGGAGTCCAAGCACACATCGGTCGGGCTGACGCTCGTCCTCACGATGGCGCTCGCCGTGGGACTGTCGCTCGCCCCCATCCCCGAGGCGCTGCGGCCCATCCCCAGCCTGGCGAAGGGGCCGGTCGCGCCCCAGCTCATCGCGCTCGTCACCACCTCGAGCGCCGCCTCCAAGCGCAAGGCCGTGGGTGTCGCCCCCGATGGTGAGTCGAACGCCCCCGAGGTGCCCGAGCTGCCCGAGGAGGAGGAGGACACCCCCGAGCTGGTCCAGGCCAACCCCTCCGACGCCGGGACTCCGGAGCCGCCTCCCATCGTCGCCGAGTCCGACTCGCTGGGGCTGGCGAAGCTCGGCCCCGCCATGCGCGACGCCGCCCTGCGCATGGAGTCCCTGCGCGAGAAGATGGGCGCCCAGCACGTGGACATCGAGCCCGGCTGCCGGCGCATGGGCGCCTCCGGGTGCGAGGAGAGCGGGCTCGCCCCCTTCTTCGACGCCCTGGACGGCCTGCATGACGGCATCCGCACCCAACCCGTGCGGGTGGAGCACCTGGGCGACTCGCTGATCGCCTCCGACCACATCACCGACATGGTGCGCCTGCGGCTGCAGGAGCGTCATGGCTCGGGCGGCAAGGGCTTCCTCTATATCGACCGCCCTACCCGCTCCGGCCGAGGCGTGCGCGCCGGTACGGCCTCCGAGGGCTGGGAGTTCACCCGCCTCATCGACCGCGCGCCGCCGAAGGACCGGCTGCCCTTCACCGGCGTGGCCTTCGCCGCGGGCAACGCGGGCTCCCAGGACGTGCGCTTCGGCATCGACGATGCGCGCACGGCGGAGATCTTCTTCCTCGCCCAACCGGGTGGCGGCTCCGTGCAGGTGCTCGCCGACGGCAAGCTCCTGCAGAAGGTGCAGACGCGCTGGACCCCGGCGGAGGTGGCCTTCGCCCCGGTGAAGCTGCCAGCCGGCGCCAAGACGCTGACGCTGAAGACGCGCGGCAAGGTGGAGCTGCACGGCGTCTCGCTGGAGAACGGCAACCCGGGCGTGGTGTACGACACCATCGGCCTGCCGGGCGCCTACGCGGGCGTGTTCCTGCGCGCCCACCGGCCCTACTTCCGCTCGCAGATGCGTCACCGCAAGCCGTCGCTGGTGGTGCTCATGTTCGGAGGCAACGAGGCCTTCCGGCTCTCGCGCGACTGGACGAAGCCCGAGGAGATCAAGCAGGAGGCCGAGTCGCTCGTGAAGCTGGTGCGCGAGTCCGTGCCGGACTCGGCCTGCCTCGTCATGTCGCCCATCGACGCGGCCATCCGCACCATGGGCGGCGACCTGGTGCCGCGCCGGAGCTCGCGCGAGGTGGCGGACATCTTCCGCCAGGTGGCGACGGAGGGCGGCTGCGCCTACTGGGACGCGCTCTCCGCCATGGGCGGCGAGGGCTCCGCCATCCGCTGGCTGGCCGCCGGCATGCTCAACCAGGACCTCATCCACCCGCGCGCGAAGGGCTCGGACCTGCTGGGCCACCTCTTCGACCTGGCGATTCAACGCGCCTGGGCCTCGAGCCATACGCAGCACGGGGCCATCGAGCCCACGGGCATCCAGAACGCCGACAAGGCCCTCACCGCCACCTTCACCCGCCTGCACTCCCTCGAGAAGGGCGAGAATTCGCGGCTGGGCGTCCTCCAGATGGGCGCCTCGCACACGGCCTCGCACTACTTCACGGACGCGCTGCGCACCCCGCTGACGAAGCGCTTCGGGGACGCCGGGCGTGGCTTCATCGCCGCGGGCAAGGCCTCGGACCGGCTGAAGCCCGCGGGCGTCTCGCGCGAGCTGACGGGTGAGTGGACGATGGAGGACGCGCTCTCGGCCGCCACGCCCGGACAGGCCTGGGGACTCAGCGGCGTGCGCGCGGTGGGCGCGCCCGGGGCCTCGCTGAGCATCCGCTTCTGTGACGGGTGCACCGCCGCCACCACGCCTCCCGCGCGGCTCTCCCTCTACTGGCTGGATGGGCCCGGTGTCGGACAGATGGAGGTGAAGGTGGATGGAAGCGCCCTGCCTCCCGAGCCGCCTCCACCCGAGCCCTTCACCTCGCCCACGGTGCGCATCCGCTCCTTCCCGGTCACCGGCCCCTCCCACGAGGTGGCGGTGCTCAACCAGGGCGGCGGCCCCATCACCGTGCTGGGCGCGGCGCTGGACCTGGAGCAGCCCGGCGTCGCCTATGACGCGGTGGGCCTGCCGGGCGCCACCGCCGCCACCGTGGCCGGCATGGACGCGCAGGCGCTCGCCGCGCAGCTCTCCTCGCGCAAGCCCCAGCTGCTCGTCTTCTGGTTCGGCACCAACGAGAGCGGCCAACCGGACCTGGACGCGGAGAAGCTGCGCACCGGCTACGGCGAGCTCATCGCCCGCCTCAAGAAGGACTCGGGCGGCGCCGAGTGCCTCGTCATCGGCACCACGGACCGGCTCCAGCAGCGCGCGGACGGCGGGTGGGAGGAAGCCCCCGGGCTCCAACAGGTGGTGACGACGCTGCCCGAGGTGGCCCGTGCCCAGGGCTGCGCGTACTGGTCGGCGCGCGCGGCCATGGGTGGAGCGCGCGGCATGGTGCGCTGGCAGCGCGAGGGCCTGGGCCACGCCGATGGAACGCACCTGACGCCCGGGGGCTACGAGAAGCTCGCGGGCATGTTCCTCTCCGACCTGCTGGCGGCCTACGAGACCTTCAAGGCCCAGCCCCCAGCGCTCGCGGCGGAGGGCCGCTGA
- a CDS encoding mannose-1-phosphate guanylyltransferase, which translates to MTLYPVIMAGGSGTRFWPLSRKARPKQFLPLASKNPLITDTAIRLKGLASVKDTLIVCGPLHAKQAAKLVKGLPKKNLLVEPVARNTAPAIALAAVQVAARDPEGILVVLPSDHHVADVAGFKKTIAEAAQVAAKGHLVTLGIKPSRPETGYGYIQVGDGLEGGGRQVKAFREKPDVETARRYVESGEYLWNAGIFVFRADVILEAFAKHMPEMQKGLDALRKAAGKRTFASVLKRVFPKLPSISIDYGVMEKASNIAVLPGDFGWSDVGSFAAIPEVRPSDENGNVVSGAEAVVVDCKGCVVLADKRPLTVVGLTDMVVVDSGDAVLVVPKDKSQDVRKVVEALKARKREKFL; encoded by the coding sequence ATGACCCTCTATCCCGTCATCATGGCCGGTGGCTCCGGCACCCGTTTCTGGCCCCTGTCGCGCAAGGCGCGGCCCAAGCAGTTCCTCCCGCTGGCCTCGAAGAACCCGCTCATCACCGACACGGCCATCCGGCTCAAGGGCCTGGCCTCGGTGAAGGACACCCTCATCGTCTGCGGTCCCCTGCACGCGAAGCAGGCGGCGAAGCTGGTGAAGGGGCTGCCGAAGAAGAACCTCCTCGTGGAGCCGGTGGCGCGCAACACCGCGCCGGCCATCGCCCTGGCGGCGGTGCAGGTGGCCGCGAGGGACCCCGAGGGCATCCTGGTCGTCCTGCCCTCGGACCACCACGTGGCGGACGTGGCCGGCTTCAAGAAGACCATCGCCGAGGCGGCGCAGGTGGCGGCGAAGGGCCACCTGGTGACGCTGGGCATCAAGCCGAGCCGTCCGGAGACGGGCTACGGCTACATCCAGGTGGGTGATGGCCTGGAGGGCGGTGGCCGGCAGGTGAAGGCCTTCCGCGAGAAGCCGGACGTGGAGACGGCCCGGCGCTACGTGGAGTCGGGCGAGTACCTGTGGAACGCGGGCATCTTCGTCTTCCGGGCGGACGTCATCCTGGAGGCGTTCGCGAAGCACATGCCGGAGATGCAGAAGGGGCTGGACGCCCTGCGGAAGGCGGCGGGCAAGCGCACCTTCGCGTCGGTGCTCAAGCGCGTGTTCCCGAAGCTGCCCTCCATCTCCATCGACTACGGGGTGATGGAGAAGGCGAGCAACATCGCGGTACTGCCGGGTGACTTCGGCTGGTCCGACGTGGGCTCCTTCGCGGCCATCCCCGAGGTGCGCCCCTCGGACGAGAACGGCAACGTCGTCTCGGGAGCCGAGGCGGTGGTGGTGGACTGCAAGGGCTGCGTGGTGCTCGCCGACAAGCGCCCGCTCACGGTGGTGGGCCTCACCGACATGGTGGTGGTGGACTCGGGCGACGCGGTGCTGGTGGTGCCCAAGGACAAGAGCCAGGACGTGCGCAAGGTGGTGGAGGCGCTCAAGGCGCGCAAGCGCGAGAAGTTCCTGTAG